A genomic segment from Myxococcota bacterium encodes:
- a CDS encoding ankyrin repeat domain-containing protein, with translation MRKALAMGVAPDERWHDDGDTALALAARGGHAAVVRALLDAGADPDLLARGEPPIATAVGPLALDPRARRDVVRALAAGGADVDRRDADGLTPLMRAVLTGRGDARAALALLELGADLDAAHPSGLTALELAQGDPAKAALARALADWAAKGEAADARARVDVTALRGIGDAGAACVALAVRAPIDDVAQALERRRGGRQWSRDVYGRDGYCAGDEGIVVFRFRGHDWTLAQSACMDARALRARDAEALSRQLGCAALLYEACEDIGLLRYALYEGGERVERLGLRRDGGVAFESSREPAPAAPERDGLVAFLGDRLRALGLYVPGVGDDRLADLARRFAPRDFERVDYLRLDVDDAPGGAAR, from the coding sequence GTGCGCAAGGCACTCGCGATGGGCGTCGCGCCCGACGAGCGCTGGCACGACGACGGCGACACCGCGCTCGCCCTCGCCGCGCGCGGCGGGCACGCAGCCGTCGTGCGCGCGCTCCTCGACGCGGGCGCCGACCCGGACCTGCTCGCGCGCGGCGAGCCGCCGATCGCGACGGCGGTCGGCCCGCTCGCGCTCGACCCGCGCGCCCGCCGCGACGTCGTGCGCGCGCTCGCGGCCGGGGGTGCCGACGTCGACCGGCGCGACGCCGACGGCCTCACGCCGCTCATGCGCGCCGTCCTGACGGGGCGCGGCGACGCGCGCGCGGCGCTCGCGCTGCTCGAGCTCGGCGCCGACCTCGATGCGGCGCATCCGTCGGGCCTCACCGCGCTCGAGCTCGCGCAGGGCGACCCGGCGAAGGCCGCGCTCGCGCGCGCACTCGCGGACTGGGCGGCGAAGGGCGAGGCCGCCGACGCGCGCGCGCGCGTCGACGTCACCGCGCTCCGCGGCATCGGCGACGCGGGCGCCGCGTGCGTCGCGCTCGCCGTGCGCGCGCCGATCGACGACGTCGCGCAGGCGCTCGAGCGCCGCCGCGGCGGCCGGCAGTGGAGCCGCGACGTCTACGGGCGCGACGGGTACTGCGCGGGCGACGAGGGCATCGTCGTGTTCCGCTTCCGCGGCCACGACTGGACGCTCGCGCAGAGCGCCTGCATGGACGCGCGCGCGCTCCGCGCGCGCGACGCCGAGGCGCTCTCGCGGCAGCTCGGCTGCGCGGCGCTGCTCTACGAGGCGTGCGAGGACATCGGGCTCCTGCGCTACGCGCTCTACGAGGGCGGCGAGCGCGTCGAGCGGCTCGGCCTGCGGCGCGACGGCGGCGTGGCGTTCGAGTCGTCGCGCGAGCCCGCGCCGGCCGCGCCCGAGCGCGACGGGCTCGTCGCCTTCCTCGGCGATCGCTTGCGCGCGCTCGGCCTCTACGTCCCGGGTGTCGGCGACGATCGGCTCGCCGACCTCGCGCGGCGCTTCGCACCGCGCGACTTCGAGCGCGTCGACTACCTGCGGCTCGACGTCGACGACGCGCCCGGCGGCGCCGCGCGCTGA